A region of the Thermodesulfobacteriota bacterium genome:
CAATTTCCACTCAGACTGCTAAAAAATCTTCAACACAAAATAAATCAAACGGCTCAGCAAATACAGTTCCTGCCGATATGAAAATTAAGCAGGACATCATAAAAACTGCCGTGCAGTACCTCGGAGTGCCTTACAAGTTTGGCGGCAACTCACTTAAATACGGTATAGACTGCTCAGCCTATGTAAAGAAAATTTTCGGCAAATACAACATTGATCTACCAAGAACAGCAAGAGATATTTACTGGCACGCCGGAACTAAAGTCGCAAAAAGTCAACTACAGACTGGCGACTTAGTGTTCTTTACAACCTATGCCAAGTTCCCTTCACATGTTGGGATTTACATGGGTAACGGACAGTTTATCCATGCATCATCAGGTGCGCGTAAAGTCTCCATTACAAGCCTGAATAAAAAGTACTATCAAAAGCGCTACATTGGGGCAAAGAGAATCCCTGTTTCAGCTGTGTTTGAAAAAGAATACTCTCAGAAATAAGAAGCGCCTTATAATCTAGTAGCTACCTTCCAAATTTTCGACATAAGTGGACTATAACGCATGTTCCACTTTTATATTTTGCTGCATTGAAAGATAGAAAGCAGTGTTTATATTAAAGAGAAACCATGGACAAATACCTTCGAGTTTTTGAGGACTTTCTGAGCTCAGAGAGAAACTACTCAAAACACACTATAAAAGCATATTTAGCGGATATAAAAGAATTTGGTTTAGTGCTTTCTGAAATGAGCCTAACCACGGATAGTGGCGACATAGATTTTGAGAATTTAGATGAGGCGCCAATTAGGGTTTATATAAGCAAGCTTTATAACAAGAACAAAAAAGTCTCAATCTCAAGAAAACTAGCATCAATAAGAACCTTTTTTGAATTTCTTATAAGAGGCGGCCATATGAAATCAAACTCGGCCAAATTAGTGCCCACGCCTAAAGCTGAGAAAAAGCTGCCCACATTCCTAACAGTTGATGAAGTGATTAAACTGGTTGAGACTCCGGGGAGCGATAACGCCTATGAGTCTCGGGATAGAGCTATACTAGAGCTACTTTATTCAAGCGGTTTAAGGGTATCAGAGCTGGTCGGGGTTAATTTACAAGATTTAGATTTGGACGCTATGAGTGTTAAAGTGCTTGGGAAAGGGAATAAAGAGCGCATTGTCCCCCTCGGGTCTAAAGCATGCAGTGCTCTTGAGACTTATCTTAGACAACGGCTCGATCTAAAACCTAAAGATGACCACCTTTTTGTTAATTCAAGGGGTGGGAGACTTACAACAAGAAGCGTGGACAGGATTATTAAAAAATATGCAGCTATTTCAGGGATACCAAAGAATATAAGCCCACATGTGCTCAGGCACACGTTTGCTACTCACCTTTTAGGCGGGGGAGCAGATCTTAGAGCAATTCAAGAGATGCTAGGGCACAAAAGTCTATCTACTACACAGAGATATACGCACACATCAATAGAGCAATTAATGGAGATTTACGATAAAACACACCCACGTGCATAAAAGGACACAAAATGGAAAATTTTCACGGAACAACAATAGTATGTGTTAAGAAGAACAATCAAGTCGCAATGGCGGGAGACGGTCAGGTCACCCTTGGCCAAACTGCAATAAAGCATTCGGCAAAAAAGGTAAGAAAAATTTACAGCGATAAAGTTGTTGTAGGTTTTGCCGGCGCCACAGCTGATGCAATGACACTGTTTGATAAGTTTGAAGCCAAATTAGAAGAGTTTAGGGGCAATCTTAGCAGAGCATCTGTTGAGCTTGCAAGAGACTGGAGAACAGACAGAATCCTAAGAAGATTAGAAGCCCTTTTGGCAGTGGCCGATAGTGAGTCAATGTTCTTGATCTCCGGAAGCGGAGATGTGCTTGAGCCGGATGACAATGTTATAGCTATCGGCTCTGGTGGTTCCTTCGCACAGGCAGCAGCTAAAGCACTGACTAAATTTTCTGACCTTAGTGCAGAAGAGGTGGTTAAACAATCGATGCACATTGCATCTGAGATATGTGTATACACTAATGACAATATAACAATTGAGGTACTAGATTCTAATGAGTAAAGACATATTTTTTACACCCAGAGAGATAGTTTCAGAGCTAGATAGATATATCATCGGACAGGATAAAGCTAAAAGAGCTGTATCTATAGCGCTTAGAAACCGCTGGAGGCGTCAGCGTGTTTCACCTGATCTAAAGGATGAGATAGCACCAAAGAACATCCTTATGATCGGACCAACCGGAGTTGGTAAAACAGAAATCGCAAGAAGGCTAGCTAAACTGGCACAGGCCCCGTTTTTAAAAGTCGAGGCTTCAAAGTTTACTGAAGTCGGCTATGTAGGAAGAGACGTTGAGTCTATGATCAGAGACATCACTGATATCGCAATCAAGATGGTAACGGATGAGGAAAAAACCTCTGTTAGAGTAAAAGCAGAGGAGATGGCAGAGGAGCGCATGCTCGATTTACTCT
Encoded here:
- the xerC gene encoding tyrosine recombinase XerC; protein product: MDKYLRVFEDFLSSERNYSKHTIKAYLADIKEFGLVLSEMSLTTDSGDIDFENLDEAPIRVYISKLYNKNKKVSISRKLASIRTFFEFLIRGGHMKSNSAKLVPTPKAEKKLPTFLTVDEVIKLVETPGSDNAYESRDRAILELLYSSGLRVSELVGVNLQDLDLDAMSVKVLGKGNKERIVPLGSKACSALETYLRQRLDLKPKDDHLFVNSRGGRLTTRSVDRIIKKYAAISGIPKNISPHVLRHTFATHLLGGGADLRAIQEMLGHKSLSTTQRYTHTSIEQLMEIYDKTHPRA
- the hslV gene encoding ATP-dependent protease subunit HslV, translating into MENFHGTTIVCVKKNNQVAMAGDGQVTLGQTAIKHSAKKVRKIYSDKVVVGFAGATADAMTLFDKFEAKLEEFRGNLSRASVELARDWRTDRILRRLEALLAVADSESMFLISGSGDVLEPDDNVIAIGSGGSFAQAAAKALTKFSDLSAEEVVKQSMHIASEICVYTNDNITIEVLDSNE